Proteins encoded in a region of the Prunus persica cultivar Lovell chromosome G4, Prunus_persica_NCBIv2, whole genome shotgun sequence genome:
- the LOC18779041 gene encoding scarecrow-like protein 13 produces MQTSQKHRSTASIHRLYHHQPMQDIDPSIFQILENSVCSDTGSQGNNVSFQTYKEEYFTLESSPATTGFVACDSPSAGSGLSNRSPFSSQGSQSCLSDQRHSPDNTSGSPISGCSVADDGNGLRYKLRELEISLLGPESDIIVDSHYCCYKSDMPRWNRNQMAEMTNLNLKDVLIHCARAIAEDDLPTANGLMEVLGQMVSVSGEPIQRLGAYMLEGLRARLERSGSSIYKTLKCEVPTGAELMSYMSVLFQICPYWRFAYMSANVVIREALENEPRIHIIDFQIAQGSQWVPLIQDLARQPGGPPRIRITGVDDSQSAHARGGGLHIVGQRLSQLANSWNVPFEFNNAAMSGCEVELENLRIQPGEAIAVNFPYVLHHMPDESVSTQNHRDRLLRLVKSLSPKVMTLVEQESNTNTSPLFSRFVEMVEYYTAMFESIDVARPRDDKQRISAEMHCVARDIVNMVACEGAERVERHELLGKWKSRLMMDGFTPYPLSPKVTEAIRSLLKEFNGNYRLQEANGALYLGWKQRALVTSSAWR; encoded by the coding sequence aTGCAAACATCTCAGAAACACCGAAGTACAGCCAGTATCCACAGGTTGTACCACCACCAGCCTATGCAGGACATTGATCCCtccattttccaaattttggaaaacAGTGTATGTTCAGATACTGGAAGCCAGGGAAACAACGTTTCCTTTCAAACCTACAAGGAAGAGTACTTCACCCTGGAATCATCCCCTGCCACTACTGGTTTTGTAGCCTGTGATTCCCCTTCGGCTGGTAGTGGCTTGTCTAACAGGAGTCCATTTTCATCACAAGGTTCTCAATCATGCTTGTCTGATCAGCGTCATTCCCCTGACAACACTTCTGGATCACCAATAAGTGGGTGCTCCGTAGCTGATGATGGCAATGGATTGAGGTACAAGCTCAGGGAACTGGAAATTTCACTGCTAGGGCCCGAATCAGATATTATTGTTGACAGCCACTATTGTTGTTACAAGAGTGATATGCCAAGGTGGAATAGGAATCAAATGGCTGAAATGACCAACTTAAACCTAAAGGATGTTCTTATTCATTGTGCACGTGCAATAGCTGAAGATGATCTACCCACAGCAAATGGTTTAATGGAAGTTTTGGGGCAAATGGTGTCAGTCTCTGGGGAGCCAATTCAAAGATTGGGTGCTTACATGTTGGAAGGTCTTAGAGCAAGGTTGGAAAGATCAGGGAGTTCAATCTACAAAACCTTAAAATGTGAAGTTCCAACAGGCGCAGAACTTATGTCATACATGTCTGTGCTCTTTCAGATATGCCCATATTGGAGGTTTGCTTACATGTCTGCAAATGTCGTCATTCGGGAAGCCTTGGAAAATGAGCCAAGAATCCACATAATTGATTTTCAGATTGCACAGGGCAGTCAGTGGGTGCCCCTCATCCAAGATCTAGCACGTCAGCCTGGTGGGCCCCCACGTATCCGAATCACTGGTGTTGATGATTCCCAATCAGCTCATGCTCGTGGCGGGGGACTTCATATCGTAGGGCAGAGGCTTTCACAGCTTGCTAATTCATGGAATGTGCCATTTGAGTTTAATAATGCTGCCATGTCTGGTTGTGAGGTTGAATTAGAAAATCTTAGGATTCAACCAGGTGAAGCCATAGCTGTTAATTTTCCATACGTGTTGCACCACATGCCAGATGAGAGTGTAAGCACTCAGAATCACAGAGATCGATTGCTAAGGCTGGTTAAGAGTTTATCACCCAAAGTTATGACACTGGTGGAGCAAGAATCAAACACGAATACTTCCCCATTATTCTCAAGGTTTGTTGAGATGGTAGAGTATTATACAGCCATGTTTGAATCGATTGATGTGGCTCGCCCAAGGGATGACAAACAGCGGATTAGTGCAGAGATGCACTGTGTGGCTAGAGACATAGTGAACATGGTTGCTTGTGAGGGGGCTGAGAGGGTGGAACGACATGAACTTCTGGGGAAGTGGAAGTCAAGGCTAATGATGGATGGGTTTACTCCATACCCATTGAGTCCTAAAGTGACGGAGGCTATCAGGAGTCTGTTGAAGGAATTTAATGGGAATTATAGACTTCAAGAGGCAAATGGGGCTCTCTACCTTGGTTGGAAGCAAAGAGCTTTGGTAACGTCTTCTGCATGGAGGTGA